Proteins found in one Mustela lutreola isolate mMusLut2 chromosome 10, mMusLut2.pri, whole genome shotgun sequence genomic segment:
- the FPGT gene encoding fucose-1-phosphate guanylyltransferase isoform X1, which yields MAAALAPLGVTLREATQRKLRRFSELRGKPVAAGEFWDIVAITAADEKQELAYKQQLSEKLKKKELPLGVQYHVFVDPAGVKIGNGGSTLCALRCLEKLYGNKWNSFTVLLIHSGGYSQRLPNASALGKIFTALPFGNPIYQMLELKLAMYIDFPSHMNPGILVTCADDIELYSIGECEFIRFDKPGFTALAHPSSLTVGTTHGVFVLEPFDELEYRDLEYRSCHRFLHKPSIEKMHQFHAVCRPGNISQQDFARGDTPLKLDSEYVYTDSLFYMDHKSAKKLLAFYEKIGTLNCEIDAYGDFLQALGPGATVEYTRNTANVTKEEAELIDIRQRIFHLLKGTSLNVIVLNNSKFYHIGTTEEYLFHFTSDSNLKSELGLQSIAFSIFSAIPESSGNTSCIIQSILDSRCSVAAGSVVEYSRLGPDVSVGENCIISGCHIITAAVLPAYSFVCSLSLKMNGHLKYSTMAFGVQDNLKKNVKTLSDIKLLQFFGVCFLSCLDIWNLEVTEEMFSGNKTCLSLWNARIFPVCSSLSDSVILSLKMLNAIQNKSAFSLNNYKLLSIEEMLVYKDVENMITYREQIFLEITLNTKKQSDLETS from the exons ATGGCTGCTGCGCTTGCACCCCTAGGCGTAACTCTGCGAGAAGCCACCCAGCGAAAATTGAGGAGGTTTTCAGAGCTGAGAG GCAAACCTGTGGCAGCTGGAGAATTCTGGGACATCGTTGCAATAACAGCAGCTGATGAAAAACAGGAGCTTGCTTATAAGCAACAGCTGtcagaaaagctgaaaaaaaaggaGCTACCCCTTGGAGTTCAATATCATGTTTTTGTTGATCCTGCTGGAGTCAAAATCG gaaatggaGGATCCACACTTTGTGCCCTTCGATGTTTGGAAAAGCTATATGGCAATAAATGGAATTCTTTTACCGTCCTATTAATTCATTCTG GTGGTTACAGCCAACGCCTTCCAAATGCAAGTGCTCTGGGCAAAATTTTCACTGCATTACCTTTTGGTAACCCCATTTATCAGATGTTGGAATTAAAACTAGCCATGTACATTGATTTCCCCTCACATATGAATCCTGGGATTCTGGTTACCTGTGCAGATGATATTGAACTTTATAGTATCGGAGAATGTGAGTTTATTAGATTTGACAAACCTGGCTTTACTGCTTTAGCTCATCCTTCTAGTTTGACTGTTGGTACCACACATGGAGTATTTGTCTTAGAACCTTTTGATGAATTAGAATATAGAGACCTTGAATACAGGTCTTGCCATCGTTTCCTTCATAAGCCCAGCATAGAAAAGATGCATCAATTTCATGCTGTATGTAGACCGGGAAATATTTCTCAACAGGACTTTGCTAGGGGTGATACTCCTCTTAAGTTAGACTCTGAGTATGTCTACACGGACAGCTTGTTTTATATGGATCATAAATCAGCAAAAAAGTTACTTGCTTTTTATGAGAAAATAGGCACATTGAACTGTGAAATAGATGCCTATGGAGACTTTCTGCAAGCTTTGGGACCTGGAGCAACTGTGGAGTACACCAGAAACACAGCAAATGTCACTAAAGAAGAAGCAGAGTTGATAGATATTAGGCAGAGAATATTTCATCTTCTTAAAGGAACCTCATTAAATGTTATTGTTCTTAATAACTCCAAATTTTATCACATCGGAACAACCGAagaatatttgtttcattttacttcaGATAGCAATTTGAAGTCAGAACTTGGCTTACAGTCCATAGCTTTTAGCATCTTTTCTGCAATACCGGAAAGTTCTGGTAATACATCCTGTATCATTCAAAGTATACTGGATTCAAGGTGTTCTGTGGCAGCTGGCTCAGTTGTGGAGTATTCCAGATTGGGGCCTGATGTTTCAGTTGGGGAAAACTGCATTATTAGTGGTTGTCATATCATAACAGCAGCTGTTCTGCCTGCATATTCTTTTGTGTGTTCCTTAAGCTTGAAGATGAATGGACACTTAAAGTATTCAACTATGGCATTTGGAGTGCAAGACAACttgaaaaagaatgttaaaacatTGTCAGATATAAAGTTACTTCAATTCTTTGGAGTCTGTTTCCTGTCATGCTTAGATATTTGGAATCTGGAAGTTACAGAGGAAATGTTCTCTGGAAACAAGACATGTTTGAGTTTGTGGAATGCTCGTATTTTCCCAGTTTGTTCTTCTTTAAGTGATTCAGTTATACTATCCCTGAAAATGTTAAATGCTATACAGAACAAATCAGCATTCAGCCTGAATAACTATAAACTGTTGTCCATTGAAGAAATGCTTGTCTACAAAGATGTAGAAAACATGATAACTTATAGGGAGCAAATTTttctagaaattactttaaatacaaaaaaacagTCTGATTTAGAGACATCTTAA
- the FPGT gene encoding fucose-1-phosphate guanylyltransferase isoform X2 — protein MAAALAPLGVTLREATQRKLRRFSELRGKPVAAGEFWDIVAITAADEKQELAYKQQLSEKLKKKELPLGVQYHVFVDPAGVKIGNGGSTLCALRCLEKLYGNKWNSFTVLLIHSASFLQYRKVLVIHPVSFKVYWIQGVLWQLAQLWSIPDWGLMFQLGKTALLVVVIS, from the exons ATGGCTGCTGCGCTTGCACCCCTAGGCGTAACTCTGCGAGAAGCCACCCAGCGAAAATTGAGGAGGTTTTCAGAGCTGAGAG GCAAACCTGTGGCAGCTGGAGAATTCTGGGACATCGTTGCAATAACAGCAGCTGATGAAAAACAGGAGCTTGCTTATAAGCAACAGCTGtcagaaaagctgaaaaaaaaggaGCTACCCCTTGGAGTTCAATATCATGTTTTTGTTGATCCTGCTGGAGTCAAAATCG gaaatggaGGATCCACACTTTGTGCCCTTCGATGTTTGGAAAAGCTATATGGCAATAAATGGAATTCTTTTACCGTCCTATTAATTCATTCTG CATCTTTTCTGCAATACCGGAAAGTTCTGGTAATACATCCTGTATCATTCAAAGTATACTGGATTCAAGGTGTTCTGTGGCAGCTGGCTCAGTTGTGGAGTATTCCAGATTGGGGCCTGATGTTTCAGTTGGGGAAAACTGCATTATTAGTGGTTGTCATATCATAA